One Capsicum annuum cultivar UCD-10X-F1 chromosome 2, UCD10Xv1.1, whole genome shotgun sequence genomic window carries:
- the LOC107857736 gene encoding uncharacterized protein LOC107857736 — MACLQETKQVGTKARVVDGYKLWYSGRVGNRNGVCILVDDKLKKQVVEVKRVNDRMMLIKLVIKGSSWNNISAYALHVGLDNKVKNIFWEDLDDMVRGVPSNEKLFIGGNFNGYIGSSSRGYDNVHGGYRFGVRNVDGVALLDFAWAFGLVVVNLNFPKKEVQLVTFCCSVSRTKIDLLLYGK; from the coding sequence ATGGCATGTCTCCAAGAAACCAAACAAGTTGGTACTAAGGCGAGGGTAGTAGAtggttataagttgtggtactcaggaaGAGTGGGGAACAGAAATGGTGTATGTATTCTAGTAGATGATAAGCTTAAGAAGCaagtggtagaggttaagagggtTAATGATAGGATGATGTTAATTAAGCTAGTTATCAAAGGGTCTTCTTGGAATAATATTAGTGCATATGCACTACATGTAGGCCTAgataataaagtgaaaaatatattttgggaggATTTGGATGATATGGTGAGAGGTGTACCTAGTAATGAGAAGCTTTTCATAGGAGGCAATTTCAACGGGTACATAGGGTCTTCTTCGAGAGGATATGATAATGTGCATGGAGGCTATAGGTTTGGTGTAAGAAATGTTGATGGAGTGGCACTTCTGGATTTTGCTTGGGCGTTTGGATTGGTGGTAGTCAATTTGAACTTTCCTAAGAAGGAGGTTCAGTTGGTTACCTTTTGTTGTTCGGTGTCCAGGACTAAGATTGACTTATTACTTTACGGGAAATGA